The Pseudoxanthomonas sp. Root65 sequence CCTGGGACCACTTGGCACGGCGCGACCGCCGGCTGGGCGTGTGGATGAAGCGGATCGGCTACATCGAACCGCAGCCTACCTGGAAGAAGCCGTTCGACCCGGTCGATGCGTTGGCGCGGGCGATCCTGTACCAGCAGCTGAGCGGCAAGGCCGCGTCCACCATCGTGGGACGCGTCGAGACGGCCATCGCCAGCACGCGGCTGCATGTCGACACGCTCGGCCGCATCGATGACGTGGCGTTGCGCGCCTGCGGCGTCTCCGGCAACAAGACGCTGGCGCTGCGCGACCTGGCGGCACGCGAGCAACGAGGCGAGATCCCCACGCTGCGACGGATGTCGACGATGCGCGAGGACGACATCGTCGCCGCGCTGGTGCCGGTGCGCGGCATCGGCCGCTGGACGGTGGAGATGATGCTGATGTTCCGCCTGGGTCGTCCGGACGTATTGCCGATCGACGATCTCGGCGTGCGCAAGGGCGCTCAGCTCGTCGACAAGCTCGACACGATGCCCACGCCGAAGGAACTGGCGGAGCGTGGAGAGAAGTGGGGTCCCTACCGCACGTACGCGGCGCAGTACCTGTGGCGGATCGCGGACTTCGCGGTCGAGGCGAAGGCGCCTACGAAGCGTTCGCAGGATTGACGCAGCGCCAGGGAATGACCAACAAGAGCCGAGTTGTTCGGAGGATCCCTAGGCGTCGGTTTTGGGTGCAAACAGCGGATCGTCGCTGAGGGAACGCTTCGGGGCCGGTGGGTTGCGTTTCCAGTCGCTTACGAAGCGATGGTACCGGTAGGTCGCCGTCATCGCGCGGAAATAGAAGATGGCGAACAGCAGGCCCACCACAAGGCCGGATGGCTTTCCCGTTTCGACCATGA is a genomic window containing:
- a CDS encoding DNA-3-methyladenine glycosylase, coding for MPRHARGFDTEQAWDHLARRDRRLGVWMKRIGYIEPQPTWKKPFDPVDALARAILYQQLSGKAASTIVGRVETAIASTRLHVDTLGRIDDVALRACGVSGNKTLALRDLAAREQRGEIPTLRRMSTMREDDIVAALVPVRGIGRWTVEMMLMFRLGRPDVLPIDDLGVRKGAQLVDKLDTMPTPKELAERGEKWGPYRTYAAQYLWRIADFAVEAKAPTKRSQD